Proteins from a genomic interval of Stenotrophomonas sp. WZN-1:
- a CDS encoding chloride channel protein, whose product MSLPVSPSRLHLAFQGLRLRLRGSDLWFIALALLVGLIAGYLTLLQSGIARWLQGTLYGLDDGMRLSSLPSLTWTALLVLPLGGLLVGLVSLAATRLKRPLLDAVEANALHGGRMSMRDNLIVLTQTLLSNGCGASVGLEASYTQMGAGSGSQLGRVMRLRRNDVRILVGAGAAGAIAAAFGAPLAGAFYAFEIVIGAYTPAALAPVAVAALAGAFVADQAGIEAYLLPAASTIDVRAADYAIYGLLGCCCAMVGIAIMRLIASIEGTVKRSPLPAWGRPVVGGLLLIPLALASPQVLSSGHGALHLDLTTHLPLIWIGGLLTLKCLASGISLGFGFRGGLFFASLFMGTLVGALFAGLLAMATGVPVIDATSAALAGMAALAAAVVGAPMTMAMLVLEGTHDFLLTSVVMSAVLVSSTLVRQWFGYSFSTWRMHLRGETIKSARDVGWVHNLNAGRLMRKGVATAPADLDVATFRQRFPLGSGTRVILIDSEGHYAGIVQIPRVYSDGVKPEALIGELAENRDVSLAPSSDVVSVMQRFDQTQADELAVVAADGQVLGVVSEAFVRKRYAEELDKRQRELMGERVEDTD is encoded by the coding sequence ATGTCATTGCCTGTTTCGCCATCGCGCCTGCATCTGGCCTTCCAGGGCCTGCGCCTGCGCCTGCGCGGCAGCGACCTGTGGTTCATCGCGCTTGCCCTGCTGGTCGGCCTGATCGCCGGCTACCTGACCCTGCTGCAGTCCGGCATCGCACGCTGGCTGCAGGGCACCCTGTACGGGCTGGACGACGGCATGCGCCTGAGTTCCCTGCCCTCGCTGACCTGGACCGCGCTGCTGGTCCTGCCACTGGGTGGCCTGCTGGTCGGCCTGGTCAGCCTGGCCGCGACCCGGCTCAAGCGGCCCCTGCTCGATGCGGTGGAAGCCAATGCCCTGCATGGCGGCCGCATGTCGATGCGCGACAACCTCATCGTGCTGACCCAGACCCTGTTGTCCAATGGCTGCGGCGCCTCGGTCGGGCTGGAGGCGTCGTATACGCAGATGGGCGCAGGCAGCGGCTCGCAACTGGGCCGGGTGATGCGCCTGCGCCGCAACGACGTGCGCATCCTGGTCGGCGCCGGTGCCGCCGGCGCCATCGCGGCCGCCTTCGGGGCGCCACTGGCCGGCGCGTTCTACGCCTTCGAGATCGTCATCGGCGCCTACACCCCGGCCGCGCTGGCGCCGGTGGCCGTCGCCGCGCTGGCCGGCGCGTTCGTGGCCGACCAGGCCGGCATCGAGGCCTACCTGCTACCGGCGGCCTCGACCATCGACGTGCGAGCCGCCGACTACGCCATCTACGGCCTGCTCGGCTGCTGCTGCGCGATGGTCGGCATCGCCATCATGCGCCTGATCGCCTCGATTGAAGGCACCGTCAAACGCAGCCCTCTGCCGGCCTGGGGACGGCCGGTGGTGGGCGGCCTGCTGCTGATTCCGCTGGCGCTGGCCAGCCCGCAGGTGCTGTCGTCCGGCCACGGCGCCCTGCACCTGGACCTGACCACGCATCTGCCACTGATCTGGATCGGCGGCCTGCTCACCCTGAAGTGCCTGGCCTCCGGCATCTCTCTCGGGTTCGGTTTCCGTGGCGGCCTGTTCTTCGCCTCGCTGTTCATGGGCACCCTGGTCGGCGCCCTGTTCGCCGGCCTGCTCGCCATGGCTACCGGCGTGCCGGTGATCGACGCCACCTCGGCCGCACTGGCCGGGATGGCCGCACTGGCCGCCGCCGTGGTCGGTGCGCCAATGACCATGGCCATGCTGGTGCTGGAAGGCACGCACGACTTCCTGCTGACCAGCGTGGTGATGAGCGCGGTACTGGTGTCCAGCACGCTGGTGCGGCAGTGGTTCGGCTACTCGTTCTCGACCTGGCGCATGCACCTGCGCGGTGAAACCATCAAGAGCGCCCGCGATGTCGGCTGGGTGCATAACCTCAATGCCGGCCGCCTGATGCGCAAGGGCGTGGCCACCGCACCGGCCGACCTCGATGTGGCCACCTTCCGCCAACGCTTTCCGCTGGGCTCGGGCACCCGGGTGATCCTGATCGACAGCGAGGGGCACTATGCCGGCATCGTGCAGATCCCACGGGTCTACAGCGATGGCGTGAAGCCGGAAGCCTTGATCGGCGAACTGGCCGAGAACCGCGACGTCTCGCTGGCACCGTCCTCCGACGTGGTCAGCGTGATGCAGCGCTTCGACCAGACCCAGGCCGACGAACTGGCCGTGGTCGCCGCCGACGGACAGGTGCTGGGCGTGGTCTCCGAAGCCTTCGTCCGCAAGCGCTACGCCGAGGAACTGGACAAGCGCCAACGCGAGCTGATGGGCGAGCGCGTCGAGGACACCGACTGA
- a CDS encoding MgtC/SapB family protein, producing the protein MRFIETFQAGPFADTVVSLLAAFVLGTLIGAERQYRQRTAGLRTNVLVAVGAAAFVDLGMRIAGSAEAVRVISYVVSGVGFLGAGVIMKEGMNVRGLNTAATLWCSAAVGSCTGADMLAEGVLLTVLIIAGNTLLRPLVNAINRIPINEAATEATYEVRLSVDAEAVPRVRERLVDALEAAQYPVGDVQVVEHADAPTDVIAVLVSTAVSADELDVVLARMEHVPGVLHATWEVSTRD; encoded by the coding sequence ATGCGCTTCATTGAAACCTTCCAGGCCGGCCCCTTCGCCGACACCGTGGTCAGCCTGCTGGCCGCCTTCGTGCTGGGCACCCTGATCGGTGCCGAGCGCCAGTACCGGCAACGCACCGCCGGCCTGCGCACCAACGTACTGGTGGCGGTCGGCGCCGCCGCCTTCGTCGACCTGGGCATGCGCATCGCCGGCAGCGCCGAGGCGGTGCGCGTGATCTCCTACGTGGTCTCCGGTGTCGGCTTCCTCGGCGCCGGCGTGATCATGAAGGAAGGCATGAACGTGCGCGGCCTGAACACCGCCGCCACCCTGTGGTGCTCGGCGGCGGTGGGCAGCTGCACCGGCGCGGACATGCTGGCCGAAGGCGTGCTGCTGACCGTGCTGATCATCGCCGGCAACACGCTGCTGCGGCCGCTGGTGAATGCGATCAACCGCATTCCGATCAACGAGGCGGCGACCGAGGCCACCTACGAAGTGCGCTTGAGCGTGGATGCCGAAGCCGTGCCGCGGGTGCGCGAGCGCCTGGTCGATGCGCTGGAGGCTGCGCAGTACCCGGTCGGTGATGTGCAGGTGGTCGAGCATGCCGACGCGCCCACCGATGTGATCGCGGTACTGGTCAGCACAGCGGTCAGTGCCGACGAGCTGGACGTGGTGCTGGCGCGGATGGAACACGTGCCCGGCGTGCTGCACGCCACCTGGGAAGTCAGTACCCGCGATTGA
- a CDS encoding MerR family transcriptional regulator: protein MRELDIGEVVKRSGVPASTLRYYEQLGLLQALGRRGLRRQYDEQVLERLALIGLGQAAGLSLQQIGASLPPQRGCLTLDREALLAQADVLQQQISQLQRIRRHLQRAAACPEAQDARQCGSFRKLLRAQQRIAGG from the coding sequence GTGCGTGAACTGGATATCGGCGAGGTGGTGAAGCGCAGTGGCGTGCCGGCCTCGACCCTGCGCTACTACGAGCAGTTGGGGTTGTTGCAGGCCCTGGGCCGTCGCGGCCTGCGCCGGCAGTACGACGAGCAGGTGCTGGAACGGCTGGCGCTGATCGGCCTCGGCCAGGCGGCCGGGCTGTCGCTGCAGCAGATCGGCGCATCGCTGCCGCCGCAGCGCGGATGCCTCACGCTGGATCGCGAGGCCCTGCTGGCGCAGGCTGATGTTCTGCAGCAACAGATCAGCCAGCTGCAGCGGATACGCCGTCACCTGCAGCGGGCGGCGGCTTGTCCGGAAGCGCAGGATGCACGCCAGTGCGGTTCGTTCCGCAAGTTGTTGAGGGCCCAGCAGCGCATCGCGGGAGGGTGA
- a CDS encoding class I SAM-dependent methyltransferase has translation MASTSPVDQNALWNGPGGQIWVAQQAILDGLFQPMADLLVAELPDTVTQLLDIGCGTGASLLASAAARPAAHSTGLDISAPMLALARQRAEAVGLDADFIVADAQRHPLPSAHFDWIQSRLGVMFFDDTGTAFANLHRAARPGAGLRFIAWRSADENPFMTTAERAIGAELDLPPRAPGAPGQFAFADGGQVQRHLQAAGWKEVEVVAVDLPCSIAREDLPSYVGQLGPLGLALRAMPEDRATVLRDQALAAFAPFIEGDRVRVDAACWLIRARA, from the coding sequence ATGGCCAGTACTTCCCCCGTTGATCAGAATGCGCTCTGGAATGGCCCTGGCGGCCAGATCTGGGTCGCCCAGCAGGCCATCCTCGATGGCCTGTTCCAGCCGATGGCCGACCTGCTGGTCGCCGAACTTCCGGACACCGTCACGCAACTGCTCGATATCGGTTGCGGCACCGGCGCCAGCTTGCTGGCGTCAGCCGCCGCTCGCCCGGCGGCACACAGCACCGGCCTGGACATCTCCGCGCCGATGCTGGCGCTGGCCCGCCAGCGCGCCGAGGCGGTGGGACTGGACGCGGACTTCATCGTGGCCGACGCGCAGCGGCATCCGCTGCCGTCCGCGCACTTCGACTGGATCCAGTCACGGCTGGGCGTGATGTTCTTCGACGATACCGGGACTGCCTTCGCCAACCTGCACCGCGCGGCACGGCCGGGCGCCGGACTCCGCTTCATCGCCTGGCGCAGTGCCGACGAGAACCCATTCATGACTACGGCCGAGCGCGCCATTGGCGCTGAACTCGATCTACCACCCCGTGCGCCAGGAGCACCCGGGCAGTTCGCCTTTGCCGATGGCGGGCAGGTACAGCGGCATCTGCAGGCCGCCGGTTGGAAGGAGGTGGAGGTGGTTGCGGTGGACCTGCCCTGCTCGATCGCCCGCGAAGATCTGCCGAGCTATGTCGGCCAGCTGGGCCCATTGGGGCTGGCCCTGCGCGCAATGCCGGAAGACCGCGCCACCGTGCTCCGCGACCAGGCTCTGGCTGCATTCGCGCCATTCATCGAAGGCGACCGCGTTCGCGTGGATGCCGCCTGCTGGCTGATCCGCGCCCGCGCCTAG